A window of the Vibrio ostreae genome harbors these coding sequences:
- a CDS encoding alkene reductase, with protein MSEKTLFDAITLGQNTLKNRIVLPPLTRSRSSQPGNIPNALMTEYYQQRSGAGFMVTEGTQIEPRGQGYAWTPGIHSQQQIEGWKSVTQAVHDNDGVIFCQLWHVGRVSHNNLQPNNDAPVAPSAIATDSVKVFIETGPGEGILTDPSMPRALETDEVQEIVELYAQAARNALEAGFDGVELHCANGYLVNQFISEHSNQRNDQYGGSLENRLRFLKEVVEAVSAVVGPEKLGVRFAPLFESTDEDRVYLGLVESNPLETYVEAIKVLENAGIAYLSIAEADWDNAPDLPDAFYQAARATFSGRIIYAGRYTVEKAQRILDKEYGDLFAFGRPFIANPDLPERIRNDWPLNPVDPTTMYGGTDVGYIDYPTYTSDNYALRHTNESECGG; from the coding sequence ATGAGTGAAAAAACACTATTCGATGCCATTACGCTTGGTCAAAACACATTAAAAAACCGTATCGTACTTCCGCCCCTCACCCGCTCTCGCAGCTCACAGCCGGGCAACATTCCCAATGCGCTGATGACAGAATATTACCAGCAACGTTCTGGTGCGGGCTTTATGGTGACAGAAGGCACGCAAATTGAGCCTCGCGGCCAAGGCTACGCCTGGACTCCGGGCATTCACTCTCAACAGCAGATTGAAGGCTGGAAATCGGTCACTCAAGCGGTGCATGACAATGATGGCGTGATTTTCTGTCAACTATGGCATGTCGGGCGAGTATCGCATAACAACCTTCAACCTAATAACGACGCGCCTGTGGCACCGTCTGCCATCGCGACCGATTCGGTCAAAGTGTTTATTGAAACAGGTCCTGGCGAAGGTATTTTGACTGACCCGAGTATGCCTCGCGCACTGGAAACCGACGAAGTACAAGAAATTGTCGAACTGTATGCACAAGCGGCACGCAACGCTCTGGAAGCAGGCTTCGATGGAGTGGAATTACACTGTGCGAATGGCTACTTGGTGAACCAATTTATTTCTGAGCACAGCAACCAGCGCAACGACCAATACGGTGGCAGCTTAGAAAATCGTCTGCGCTTTTTGAAGGAAGTGGTTGAAGCCGTTTCTGCCGTGGTCGGCCCGGAAAAACTGGGCGTGCGTTTTGCCCCTCTGTTTGAAAGCACCGATGAAGATCGTGTTTACCTTGGTTTGGTGGAAAGCAATCCGCTGGAAACCTATGTAGAAGCGATTAAAGTGCTAGAAAACGCGGGCATTGCCTATCTCTCTATTGCTGAAGCGGATTGGGATAACGCCCCCGATCTGCCTGATGCGTTCTATCAGGCTGCTCGCGCCACGTTCAGCGGCCGCATCATTTATGCAGGCCGTTATACCGTAGAAAAAGCGCAGCGCATCTTGGATAAAGAGTATGGTGATTTGTTCGCGTTTGGTCGTCCGTTTATCGCCAACCCGGATCTACCGGAACGTATTCGTAACGATTGGCCACTCAACCCTGTCGATCCTACCACTATGTACGGTGGTACTGACGTAGGTTACATCGATTACCCAACTTACACATCGGATAACTATGCTTTGCGCCATACCAACGAAAGTGAGTGTGGCGGTTAA